CGTAAAGCAGTTACTGTGCGTGTCCGGAGACTGAAAAGCCTGAAGTAGGGAAACAAAGTAGTTTtatcagacaaaaaaaagatttttgataAGATTCAAGTTGGATGCCCTTAATACCTTATCGATGTTGACAGCTGGTGCGTACTTGTCtgtttgtgttttctctttgtCAAGAAGGAAATAGACTCTAGTATCGACTTTAGATGTCTCGTGCCACGACTTCACAGCTGTTTCCATAGTCtcaacaataaaagaaaacatctcTTTCCAACACTCTTCAGTTCCATAGTTTTCAGACTGCATGTGTTAAATTCAGAATCTGAGTTGGAACAATCAAATATAAGCAACGAGGAAGGCTTAGACTGATTCTCTGGAATTtcacaagaagagaaaaagaggaCTAACCATTTCAGATTTAAAACTTTCAAGATGCTTGGCCATGTCAACATTAGATCTTAAATTCTCAAGTTCTTGagctctctgtttctccttctGCAACTGACCGAGCCTCTTGATCTTTCTAGAAACTTCTGTGCTCTGTGGGTTGTACTGCAGAGCCATTTCAAATGCAGCCAAAGCCTGAGATACAATCATCACAGTTTTAACTACCATGGAATAGCTTTGTGATAGAAAAAATTTAGATGGAACCAAAATAAGAGAAACATATACATCTTCGTATTTTTCCATGGCTTCAAGCACACAACCTTTCCTGAAGTACCCCTGAAGAAGATAGATCAGAAAAACCATCGTTTACGTAAAGACACACACAGATACTTTATGTTATTGATGATGAAACCGAAAgcacaaaaaaacattgtcATGTATTGATTTTACCTTCTCCCACTGAGGGTTGAGTTTAATGGTAGTCTCAGCATCTGCTAAGGCCTTGCTAAGCTTAACTAGACTCAAAAATGCAGCAGCTCGGTTACTGCACCGGATAAACAAAAAGCTTTATTACACTTTAAAAATCTACTCACATTAACACATAACACTGTTCCAATTCACAGAaccttaaaaccaaaaacctcaACTTTTAGTATTCTAAATCACAATTGATCTTCccaaatataacaaaaatgttgtaATACTATTATTCAAGTTAAAAGCCTAATTTGTCTCCACCTAAACAATCTCATTTTCTAAACATATCGcaagagaacaaaatcagATCTTTCTGAGAAATCAGCTCAAATAGAATGAAACCCAACAATCAGATTCGAAAGACTGTAGAAGACAAGTAAAAGGAAACCTGTAAAGAGTAGCGTTAGAAGGATCGAGCTTGATGGCTTGAGTATAGAGAGCTGCGGCTTTAAGAAAGTTGCCAGCTTTGAAGAActcatttcctttttcctttaGAGATTTCTCTGCTTCTCCACCATTCGTTGCCTTGCCTGCTTTCTCGGCCATTATTTCTAGAGGTTTGTAAGAAAGCCAAAGAACATGAATCCCCCAAGTGTGATTTGCTTTTctattttagggtttacagAGGGACAAGAGACTTCCACTTCTGCTCTGTTcctcttttagttttttctctaaatattattactttttgttcATCATTTGAGTTCTCTCACTTgtgcatatatttttaattaaacataacTAAGAATATTGAACATATGGAAAAGCCCAATAACGATTAAGTTTGAACTAATACCTTGAGCAATTTCAGTTCTAGAATCattgaagaaatgaaaagcccaagaaaataaatgggCCTCAAATTTGTAAATACAGTAAAAAAGATTCGGCCACATCCCACTCCACCGACAACCGACGGTTCAAAGACGGTAGTAGCTAGCATCAATTTGACTCCATTTCGTTTGAATTATCCCAAATCCAttatctctgtttttattcCACGTAGACtagtaaataataatttcatttctctAGTAGAATAGAACAAGTCATCTgttaacttcaaaaaaaaagtcaagatTTGGTTTGAGGTTAATCTatacagaaaatattatataagcTCTTGTAAAAGAGAAAACGTAAGAACCCATAAAGTATTCGAATCATATTTATGAGAGTTTGGTGGGAATTAATTTGGTAGCACGTAGCctgtatttttcaaaattaggaAAACACTTATTTAACTTCATTAATTACAAGTGCTGATGGAATGAATAATCAAAAATTGTCACATTTAGTCGCTAAATTATTTGtatcaaaaaatcaatttggAAATAAACTTACGCAGGAATAATAGTTTTCcaacattaaaagaaaaagattataatataaataaacaaataaaataacgcgtcctctcttttttttttttgctcaaaaGTCTAAACCCTTGGTATCGAAGCATTTGGTTTAACAGTTTGAATCTTCAATTAATCTCAGATTTAGATCGAGAGAGACCAAATTGAGAGCAAGATCTTTGCATTGTTCATCTCTTGCTTTGTAATGCCGTTGTTCTTCATCGTAACCGACTCGGTGGACGCGATCAATTGACTCGTTCTCTTTTGGATCCTTGTTGACTCGGCGAGCTTGGCTTAGGAGACATGGGAGGTGTGCCTTCAACGCCGCGAAAAACCGGTGGTGATGATGTTTCGGTGGCCGAGTACCTCATTGCCACTTTTGTTGGGGAGAAATCGTTTCCTTTAGCGTCTGATTTCTGGAACAAGCTACTTGAGCTTCCGTTGAGTTCTCGCTGGCCTAGTGATCGGGTTCAACAAGCCTGTGAACTTTTCGGTTAGTGTTGAAATTGTAAAGGATGTGTTGTCGAATTCACTTTGAGCTAATGAAATTGAATGTTGATGATGACCTAGTGAAAGTAGGAGGAtgatcttattttctttttttgtttcagcaCAAAGTAATGGCTACACTAGGCACCTTGCAAAACTATTGATTCATCTGTCCTGGTGTTTGCAAGAGCTTCTTCAAGCTTCAGATGATCAGTCTTCTCTCTATAAGAAAGCTGTTAATGCAACATATATTTCATCCgtctttttaaagtatttgatTGAGAATGGAAAAAGTGACAGTCTTCAGGAGTTGCATCTTTCTCTGGACGAAAGTGAACCAGTTCCACATGGATTTGTAATGGGTAATGACTCTCATAATAGTTATTTCCAGCGTTAAGGTATTTCTAAGCTGGCTAATTAAGAGTGTTTTGATGGCAGATCAAGACATCCAAAATTTTGTCATGCATAGTGTTCTGAGCTTCATTGGATCAAATGAAGTGAGGTATGCCAATGCTGATTCTCTATATCACCTATTCCTTATATGTTTCAGTATTAGATGTTTCATTCTCCTGATTTTCATCATTTATTTGGCAAGTCCCAACTCGTATGTTCTACATCAGGAACTTCTCAACTTCATGCTTGTTACAATGTCGACACAGCTTCTCTCTGGACCTTCACATGGACCAACAGATGCGAACCCTTTTATTGATGCAGCAATGACTCAGGTAACcaaattaattacttttttctttgtctttagCATAGATATTACCTCATATCAATTTCCGCCATTTCCTTTGGTTCAACGATTTTCAGGAAAAGTCTCTAGTTTCTCTAGTAGTCAGAAGGTTGCTACTTAATTATATTTCCCGACACCGTACTCCTCCAAATGCAAAATCCTATATGTATTCTGATGGAGATTCACAAGGCATTTTAGAGAGAGTTGGTTCTGCAGCTGGTAGGTGTTCGTATATTACTTCATATATGATGTATTATTGTACTAACTTGTAAATGTTGATCTTTTTCTATTGCCTTTCCGACTTTCCGTTCAATTATGTTTTCCTAACTAGCTACATGAAACAGTCCATGTACTCATGAAAACTTTTCTGTTGCATATACAGCAAGTTTAGTGCTCTTGCCTTTGAACTATCTTGTAAGTAACAGTGGCGGATCTAAAAATCCACTAGCGGAGTGCAGCCTGCATGTTTTACTTATCCTAATTAACTATCACAAGTCTATCATGAGTGATGAGTCTATGACGGATAAAAGTGATGACAGTGCGACCTCAGAATCAGTTTCTAAAGTCCATGTATTTTCCTCTGACAATACTTTTAGCAAGGCTCTAGCAAATGCTAGAGATGTTGAatgtgagatttttttttcttcattattctGAATAAGAAGAATTCGATGTGTTTATCTAAACTATTACTCTGATTGCAGTTGACCGCTCAGATGTGGAGGGAAATGCCCACCCTGCTGGTCCACATGTTCGGATACCATTTGCTTCACTATTTGATACTCTCGGCATGTAAGTTATATTTTCTTGAGCTTTTTCTctacaataatttatttttgtattgatAGAGATGCATCCTGTATCAAATTCTTAATTCAATGCTTTCTATGCTACTGTGTAATAACGCAATCTGGCAATGTAGGTTTTTAGCTGATGAGGGCGCCGTCTTGCTCCTCTACTCATTGTTGCAAGGGAATTCCGACTTTAAGGAGTATGTGTTGGTGCGAACTGATTTGGATACTTTGGTATGATTCATAAATGCCTCTCAATAAGTTCCATGGGT
This sequence is a window from Arabidopsis thaliana chromosome 1 sequence. Protein-coding genes within it:
- the TPR3 gene encoding Tetratricopeptide repeat (TPR)-like superfamily protein (Tetratricopeptide repeat (TPR)-like superfamily protein; FUNCTIONS IN: binding; INVOLVED IN: biological_process unknown; LOCATED IN: cellular_component unknown; EXPRESSED IN: 22 plant structures; EXPRESSED DURING: 13 growth stages; CONTAINS InterPro DOMAIN/s: Tetratricopeptide TPR-1 (InterPro:IPR001440), Tetratricopeptide-like helical (InterPro:IPR011990), Tetratricopeptide repeat-containing (InterPro:IPR013026), Tetratricopeptide repeat (InterPro:IPR019734); BEST Arabidopsis thaliana protein match is: stress-inducible protein, putative (TAIR:AT1G62740.1); Has 20389 Blast hits to 12924 proteins in 1156 species: Archae - 970; Bacteria - 7001; Metazoa - 4309; Fungi - 1260; Plants - 1634; Viruses - 0; Other Eukaryotes - 5215 (source: NCBI BLink).), whose translation is MAEKAGKATNGGEAEKSLKEKGNEFFKAGNFLKAAALYTQAIKLDPSNATLYSNRAAAFLSLVKLSKALADAETTIKLNPQWEKGYFRKGCVLEAMEKYEDALAAFEMALQYNPQSTEVSRKIKRLGQLQKEKQRAQELENLRSNVDMAKHLESFKSEMSENYGTEECWKEMFSFIVETMETAVKSWHETSKVDTRVYFLLDKEKTQTDKYAPAVNIDKAFQSPDTHSNCFTYLRQYAEESFSKAACLVTPKSSISYPQVWKGVGSRKWKLGPNDGIFVQFESPSLRKVWFISSSKEKGQTLCREPQALDIGAHEILPRIFKEKSKSS
- a CDS encoding dyggve-melchior-clausen syndrome protein (FUNCTIONS IN: molecular_function unknown; INVOLVED IN: N-terminal protein myristoylation; LOCATED IN: cellular_component unknown; EXPRESSED IN: 22 plant structures; EXPRESSED DURING: 13 growth stages; CONTAINS InterPro DOMAIN/s: Dymeclin (InterPro:IPR019142); Has 395 Blast hits to 389 proteins in 117 species: Archae - 0; Bacteria - 0; Metazoa - 262; Fungi - 21; Plants - 68; Viruses - 0; Other Eukaryotes - 44 (source: NCBI BLink).) gives rise to the protein MGGVPSTPRKTGGDDVSVAEYLIATFVGEKSFPLASDFWNKLLELPLSSRWPSDRVQQACELFAQSNGYTRHLAKLLIHLSWCLQELLQASDDQSSLYKKAVNATYISSVFLKYLIENGKSDSLQELHLSLDESEPVPHGFVMDQDIQNFVMHSVLSFIGSNEVSPNSYVLHQELLNFMLVTMSTQLLSGPSHGPTDANPFIDAAMTQEKSLVSLVVRRLLLNYISRHRTPPNAKSYMYSDGDSQGILERVGSAAASLVLLPLNYLVSNSGGSKNPLAECSLHVLLILINYHKSIMSDESMTDKSDDSATSESVSKVHVFSSDNTFSKALANARDVEFDRSDVEGNAHPAGPHVRIPFASLFDTLGMFLADEGAVLLLYSLLQGNSDFKEYVLVRTDLDTLLMPILETLYNASKRTSSNQIYMMLIVLLILSQDSSFNSSIHKMILPSVPWYKEHLLHQTSLGSLMVIILIRTVQHNLSKLRDVYLQTTCLATLANMAPHAHHLSAYASQRLVSLFYMLSRKYNKLSDLTGDKLQSIKINLSGEDVGVSEDLAAELQIFTDFLRLVLDILNAILTYALPRNPEIVYAIMHRQEVFQPFKNHPRFHELVENIYTVLDFFNSRMDSQRSDREWSVQKVLQFIINNCRSWRGEGMKMFTQLHFSYEQESHPEEFFIPYVWQLAFSRCGFGFNPDAINLFPVPHPVEKEIEDERGEESEGKAKVQELNEQRIVFDP
- a CDS encoding dyggve-melchior-clausen syndrome protein — translated: MGGVPSTPRKTGGDDVSVAEYLIATFVGEKSFPLASDFWNKLLELPLSSRWPSDRVQQACELFAQSNGYTRHLAKLLIHLSWCLQELLQASDDQSSLYKKAVNATYISSVFLKYLIENGKSDSLQELHLSLDESEPVPHGFVMDQDIQNFVMHSVLSFIGSNEVSPNSYVLHQELLNFMLVTMSTQLLSGPSHGPTDANPFIDAAMTQEKSLVSLVVRRLLLNYISRHRTPPNAKSYMYSDGDSQGILERVGSAAASLVLLPLNYLVSNSGGSKNPLAECSLHVLLILINYHKSIMSDESMTDKSDDSATSESVSKVHVFSSDNTFSKALANARDVEFDRSDVEGNAHPAGPHVRIPFASLFDTLGMFLADEGAVLLLYSLLQGNSDFKEYVLVRTDLDTLLMPILETLYNASKRTSSNQIYMMLIVLLILSQDSSFNSSIHKMILPSVPWYKEHLLHQTSLGSLMVIILIRTVQHNLSKLRDVYLQTTCLATLANMAPHAHHLSAYASQRLVSLFYMLSRKYNKLSDLTGDKLQSIKINLSGEDVGVSEDLAAELQIFTDFLRLVLDILNAILTYALPRNPEIVYAIMHRQEVFQPFKNHPRFHELVENIYTVCCIGFTRLIFVATTSS
- a CDS encoding dyggve-melchior-clausen syndrome protein; amino-acid sequence: MGGVPSTPRKTGGDDVSVAEYLIATFVGEKSFPLASDFWNKLLELPLSSRWPSDRVQQACELFAQSNGYTRHLAKLLIHLSWCLQELLQASDDQSSLYKKAVNATYISSVFLKYLIENGKSDSLQELHLSLDESEPVPHGFVMDQDIQNFVMHSVLSFIGSNEVSPNSYVLHQELLNFMLVTMSTQLLSGPSHGPTDANPFIDAAMTQEKSLVSLVVRRLLLNYISRHRTPPNAKSYMYSDGDSQGILERVGSAAASLVLLPLNYLVSNSGGSKNPLAECSLHVLLILINYHKSIMSDESMTDKSDDSATSESVSKVHVFSSDNTFSKALANARDVEFDRSDVEGNAHPAGPHVRIPFASLFDTLGMFLADEGAVLLLYSLLQGNSDFKEYVLVRTDLDTLLMPILETLYNASKRTSSNQIYMMLIVLLILSQDSSFNSSIHKMILPSVPWYKEHLLHQTSLGSLMVIILIRTVQHNLSKLRDVYLQTTCLATLANMAPHAHHLSAYASQRLVSLFYMLSRKYNKLSDLTGDKLQSIKINLSGEDVGVSEDLAAELQIFTDFLRLVLDILNAILTYALPRNPEIVYAIMHRQEVFQPFKNHPRFHELVENIYTVLDFFNSRMDSQRSDREWSVQKVLQFIINNCRSWRGEGMKMFTQLHFSYEQESHPEEFFIPYVWQLAFSRCGFGFNPDAINLFPVPHPVEVST